In a single window of the Candidatus Zixiibacteriota bacterium genome:
- a CDS encoding type VI secretion system baseplate subunit TssG, whose amino-acid sequence MNTGFVTPDYRIRERTRLSEFSLLLHTLGIEAGQFWFVSLEAHGNFFSDIETIRTVTSRVARRDERIIFAYLPSFKNHFPQGFFVEQLEESDHHPGVWEDRYLEFWSAFDTITYRHWIAFYLLRLKLLFAIEDNDAELLYWESLGGDLPTLGKEDRKYLLLLRFFAPYFLGRRLLYERILPAFLRKPVAIEENIPALESIPAEYYSRLGQTNSYLGRDFYPGSEFEENFSTFRVNVSDLSAEDIPEFAPTGRRRVIANNLLTLFRPAHLRSELRFHFQPGLSIFVIGDEPHSAFLGFSSYLRETV is encoded by the coding sequence ATGAATACCGGCTTTGTCACTCCCGATTATCGCATCCGTGAGCGTACTCGCCTCTCGGAATTCAGCCTGCTGCTGCACACACTGGGGATCGAAGCCGGCCAGTTCTGGTTCGTCAGCCTCGAGGCGCATGGCAACTTCTTCTCCGATATCGAGACCATCCGCACGGTGACCTCCCGGGTGGCGCGCCGCGACGAACGCATCATTTTTGCCTACTTGCCCTCTTTCAAAAATCACTTCCCCCAGGGCTTTTTCGTCGAGCAGCTGGAAGAATCCGATCATCATCCCGGTGTGTGGGAAGACCGGTACCTGGAATTCTGGAGCGCGTTCGACACGATCACCTATCGGCACTGGATCGCCTTCTATCTGCTTCGGCTCAAGCTGCTGTTTGCGATCGAAGATAACGATGCGGAACTGCTCTACTGGGAGAGTCTGGGCGGCGACCTGCCCACCCTCGGCAAGGAGGATCGCAAATACCTGCTGTTGCTGCGCTTCTTCGCGCCCTATTTTCTCGGACGGCGGCTGCTCTATGAACGGATCTTGCCCGCCTTTCTGCGCAAACCGGTCGCGATCGAAGAAAACATCCCGGCACTCGAGTCCATTCCCGCCGAATACTACTCGCGCCTCGGACAAACCAACAGTTATCTGGGCCGCGACTTCTATCCGGGCTCGGAATTTGAAGAGAATTTCTCGACGTTTCGCGTCAACGTCAGCGACTTGTCGGCGGAGGATATCCCGGAGTTCGCGCCGACCGGGCGGCGCCGCGTGATCGCGAACAACTTGCTAACCCTGTTCCGACCGGCACACTTGCGTTCGGAATTGCGTTTTCATTTTCAACCGGGCTTGTCGATATTTGTGATAGGTGATGAGCCGCACAGCGCGTTCCTCGGATTCTCATCTTACTTGCGGGAGACGGTGTAG